Proteins encoded together in one Theileria parva strain Muguga chromosome 3 map unlocalized ctg_530, whole genome shotgun sequence window:
- a CDS encoding DNA-(apurinic or apyrimidinic site) lyase → MRYNLNIKANAKYHHPEGRCIILQFNSYYLISLLSPVQGWINRSVRIRSRWDRELATFLNNSKSEKATIITGCLNCAPQDIDLSDPERLKQEKSIVLHKQEEIGFPGSRDVDREGFKWLLDAGNMTDVFRVKHPYDGTAKTEKNIKFTTLAFLSDKTRCAVRTNLVLMSKNFLRNVKFCEIIGNVNDLNPSGWRHLPQLLKLEKK, encoded by the exons ATGAGATATAATCTGAACATCAAAGCCAACGCCAAATATCATCATCCA GAAGGAAGATGCATCATTTTACAATTCAACAGCTACTACTTAATCTCACT ATTATCACCTGTGCAAGGATGGATAAATAGATCAGTGAGGATTAGAAGTCGGTGGGACAGAGAATTGGCAACTTTCCTAAACAATTCCAAAA gtgAAAAGGCTACGATCATCACTGGATGTCTTAACTG TGCACCGCAGGATATTGACTTGTCTGATCCGGAACGCTTAAAACAGGAAAAATCCATTGTCCTTCACAAACAA GAGGAGATTGGATTTCCTGGGTCAAGGGATGTGGATAGAGAAGGTTTCAAGTGGTTATTGGATGCTGg TAACATGACCGACGTGTTCAGAGTTAAACACCCGTACGATGGTACAGCAAAGACTGAAAAGAACATCAAATTTACAACTCTCG CATTTTTGAGTGATAAAACGAGATGTGCAGTCAGAACAAACTTGGTG CTGATGTCAAAGAACTTTTTAAGAAATGTTAAGTTTTGTGAAATCATTGGAAATGTCAACGATTTG AACCCGTCCGGCTGGAGACATTTACCACAACTACTCAAACTCGAAAAGAAATAA